The Anastrepha ludens isolate Willacy chromosome X, idAnaLude1.1, whole genome shotgun sequence genome includes a window with the following:
- the LOC128869295 gene encoding uncharacterized protein LOC128869295 produces MCIVRKTMHVLDIFRMLYQVGVQHQRCGAEVASFFNQSLTAPHNASRRSSSLFLLFLFVVMLEAVLCSGDELVPMESFPYGMYVASSIQIHIFYFAVSYIRCRNGPIVTDLLTIQNWCLLRLPMPWDLHGEFTDVNGEHILSQFEAFESMTL; encoded by the coding sequence caTGTCTTGGACATCTTCCGAATGCTTTACCAGGTAGGTGTCCAACACCAGCGTTGCGGTGCTGAAGTTGCATCTTTCTTCAACCAGTCACTAACAGCACCACACAATGCATCCAGACGATCCTCGTCCCTTTTCCTTTTGTTTCTGTTCGTAGTTATGCTGGAGGCTGTTCTTTGCTCCGGGGATGAATTAGTTCCGATGGAAAGTTTTCCATACGGCATGTATGTGGCGTCTTCGATTCAAATACACATATTCTATTTCGCTGTCAGTTATATTCGATGCCGCAACGGACCCATTGTGACGGACCTATTAACTATTCAGAATTGGTGCCTATTAAGGCTACCAATGCCTTGGGACCTGCATGGTGAATTTACAGATGTAAATGGCGAACATATTTTGTCACAATTCGAAGCTTTTGAGAGTATGACATTATAA